One window of the Eucalyptus grandis isolate ANBG69807.140 chromosome 8, ASM1654582v1, whole genome shotgun sequence genome contains the following:
- the LOC120287684 gene encoding disease resistance protein RPV1-like, translated as MEMIATGTSETRIIGIHGMGGIGKTTTAKMIYNKLSHDFENCCFLHDIREMSKGDGIQCLQNQLISVILKTKCMDIKHIDEGTQMIKDRLFNKRVLLLLDDAEEANHINALVGKRDWLGRGSKIIITTRNKDILEVPEVDCSYELSGMDPHQSLQLFSKHAFRKDYPLDEYIGQSKRAIGIARGLPLALEVIGSLLCPTKKEKWDLMLEKLESVPHETIRSKLKISYDALDIRQQHIFLDIACLFIGCDKVIMVHFWDESKFPEEAIEVLQNMSLIKIEEYNKVWMHDQLRDLGREIVRQESKMKIEKQSRVWDPKEALDLLRRPEGKKEVEALRLKFHHEGQFHFTYETFKSLPDLRFLQISSWEEYYDAKERLIWHESLLNVLPTNVSLENSNLLPQLRWFSWHDIPPTFKITNFSMEDVVILDLSNSKITQDWQGWSHMKVMKNLKVLDLCDCHSLERTPNFSRSFKFRTLDPKSMLQFSRN; from the exons ATGGAAATGATAGCTACTGGGACAAGTGAAACACGAATTATAGGAATCCACGGGATGGGTGGTATCGGAAAGACAACTACTGCCAAAATGATCTACAATAAGCTTTCACACGACTTTGAGAATTGTTGCTTTCTTCATGATATTCGAGAAATGTCAAAAGGTGATGGCATTCAATGCTTACAAAATCAGCTCATCTCTGTCATCCTCAAAACAAAATGCATGGATATAAAACACATTGATGAAGGAACTCAGATGATTAAAGACAGGTTGTTTAATAAAAGAGTCCTCCTTCTTCTCGATGATGCAGAAGAAGCGAATCATATTAATGCACTTGTAGGTAAGCGAGATTGGTTGGGCAGAGGGAgcaaaattattattactacAAGAAACAAAGATATTCTTGAGGTTCCTGAAGTGGACTGTAGTTATGAGCTTAGCGGCATGGATCCTCATCAATCTCTTCAACTATTCAGCAAACATGCCTTCAGAAAAGATTATCCTTTGGATGAGTATATCGGCCAATCCAAGAGGGCAATAGGCATTGCTAGAGGTCTTCCACTAGCTCTTGAGGTCATAGGCTCACTTTTATGTCCcactaaaaaggaaaagtgggaTCTCATGTTGGAGAAGTTGGAAAGTGTTCCTCATGAGACAATCCGGAGTAAGTTGAAAATAAGCTATGATGCATTAGATATTCGACAACAGCATATATTCCTCGATATAGCTTGTCTTTTCATTGGATGTGACAAAGTTATTATGGTTCATTTCTGGGATGAATCTAAATTTCCGGAAGAAGCCATAGAAGTTCTACAAAACATGTCTTTGATAAAAATTGAAGAGTACAATAAAGTgtggatgcatgaccaactcAGAGACCTCGGAAGAGAAATAGTTCGTCaagaaagtaaaatgaaaatagaGAAGCAAAGTAGGGTGTGGGATCCCAAAGAAGCATTGGATTTGCTAAGGAGACCTGAG ggaaaaaaagaagttgaagcTCTTCGTCTCAAGTTTCACCATGAGGGGCAGTTCCATTTTACCTATGAGACCTTTAAGAGCCTTCCAGATTTAAGGTTTCTTCAAATTAGCAGTTGGGAGGAATATTATGATGCAAAAGAGAGGCTTATTTGGCATGAATCGCTATTGAATGTTCTTCCAACTAATGTTTCCCTGGAGAATTCAAATCTCCTTCCACAATTACGATGGTTTTCTTGGCATGATATTCCCCCAACatttaaaattacaaatttctctATGGAGGATGTGGTTATTCTTGATCTGTCTAACAGTAAAATTACGCAAGATTGGCAAGGGTGGAGCCACATGAAG gtgatgaagaatttgaaagttctgGATCTGTGCGATTGTCATAGCTTGGAGAGAACTCCTAACTTCTCTCGCTCATTCAAATTTAGAACGCTTGATCCTAAGTCAATGTTACAATTTAGTCGAAATTGA